In Methanonatronarchaeum thermophilum, a genomic segment contains:
- a CDS encoding cytochrome c-type biogenesis CcmF C-terminal domain-containing protein has product MKLKDINIQNLTTLTVILLGITCIVILLGILLGLGPDYKSYYNNRTGPIMLAILYVLTTCYLIKHINKKKTLTIISILILTSITLYLTSPIQNIYLETSLPILITLLILLPIDLLKQLKKKSKRNKIKKTGSTIIHISIILIIIGVITTSTMGFNQEQTISENEVWEINNYKIEYTGYEETDKGYATYHHFNLNITDQNNQQTTTQIEGIEKGDSQSFRPAIHSTPTEDLYLSLNHGDENHITITAETNPLIILLWLGSILFAIGMTMKLIPTKTD; this is encoded by the coding sequence ATGAAACTCAAAGACATCAACATACAGAACCTAACAACACTCACAGTAATACTACTAGGAATAACCTGCATAGTGATACTACTAGGAATATTACTAGGATTAGGTCCAGACTACAAATCATACTACAATAATAGAACCGGCCCAATAATGCTAGCTATACTCTACGTTCTAACCACATGCTACCTCATCAAACACATAAACAAGAAAAAAACCCTCACAATAATCTCGATATTAATACTAACCTCAATAACCCTATACCTAACCTCCCCAATACAAAACATATATCTCGAAACCTCTCTTCCAATACTGATCACACTACTAATATTACTACCAATAGACCTCCTAAAACAGTTGAAAAAAAAATCCAAGCGAAACAAAATCAAAAAAACCGGGTCAACAATCATACACATCTCAATAATACTAATAATAATTGGAGTAATCACAACATCAACAATGGGTTTCAATCAAGAACAAACAATATCAGAAAACGAAGTATGGGAAATAAACAACTATAAAATAGAATACACCGGATACGAAGAAACAGACAAAGGATACGCCACATACCACCACTTCAACCTGAACATCACCGACCAAAACAACCAGCAAACAACAACTCAAATAGAAGGAATTGAAAAAGGCGACAGCCAGAGCTTCAGACCAGCAATACACTCAACACCAACCGAAGACCTTTACTTAAGCCTCAACCATGGAGACGAAAACCATATAACAATAACCGCTGAAACAAACCCACTCATAATACTACTATGGCTCGGGTCAATACTATTCGCAATCGGAATGACAATGAAACTAATCCCAACCAAAACAGACTAA
- the mgtE gene encoding magnesium transporter translates to MVLIVNESIELKEHPDTVEEIMVDKYIAVNQNTSAEKTIEKFREQKAKPTDETTIYYIYVIDEYKHLVGVLSLIELLHAKPDKPVKEIMKKDVISLKKQEDPENAAKKIQKADLMSLPVVDDKNKLIGAVRFDDIMDVVDEEFSEDMYRLAGFSFTEEETARSTAILDSPIKTILKLRIPWLLVALVGGLLAGFVIDTYEETLEATLALAIFLPAIMDMGGNVGTQASTIFVRGTALGQIGEQNVKKHILKEGLVGLLIGILVGTIAGIAAYLWQGIPELGVVIFLSLTLTCIVASLIGYGIPWIAHKLGYDPAAVSDPFITTIKDVTALLIYFSLATALVPII, encoded by the coding sequence ATGGTCCTAATTGTAAATGAATCAATCGAACTAAAAGAACATCCCGACACAGTAGAAGAAATAATGGTTGACAAATACATAGCGGTCAACCAAAACACATCCGCAGAAAAAACAATAGAAAAATTCAGAGAACAAAAAGCAAAACCAACAGACGAAACCACAATATACTATATATATGTAATAGACGAATACAAACACCTCGTCGGAGTACTATCACTCATAGAACTACTACACGCAAAACCAGACAAACCAGTCAAAGAAATAATGAAAAAAGACGTAATAAGCCTCAAAAAACAAGAAGACCCTGAAAACGCAGCCAAAAAAATACAAAAAGCAGACCTAATGTCACTCCCAGTCGTAGATGACAAAAACAAACTAATAGGAGCCGTTAGATTCGACGACATAATGGACGTAGTCGACGAAGAATTCTCCGAAGACATGTACCGACTAGCAGGATTCAGCTTCACAGAAGAAGAAACAGCAAGAAGCACCGCAATACTAGACTCCCCCATAAAAACCATACTAAAACTCAGAATACCATGGCTCTTAGTAGCACTGGTCGGTGGATTACTAGCCGGATTCGTAATAGACACATACGAAGAAACACTAGAAGCAACACTCGCACTAGCAATATTCCTACCAGCAATAATGGACATGGGAGGAAACGTAGGAACACAAGCCTCAACAATATTCGTCCGCGGAACAGCCCTCGGACAAATAGGAGAACAAAACGTAAAAAAACACATACTAAAAGAAGGGCTCGTAGGACTACTAATCGGAATACTAGTAGGAACAATCGCAGGAATAGCCGCATACCTATGGCAAGGAATCCCAGAACTCGGAGTAGTAATATTCCTATCCCTCACACTAACATGCATAGTCGCATCCCTAATAGGCTACGGAATCCCATGGATCGCCCACAAACTAGGATACGACCCAGCAGCAGTCTCAGACCCATTCATAACAACAATAAAAGACGTAACAGCACTACTAATCTACTTCTCACTAGCAACAGCACTGGTACCAATAATATAA
- a CDS encoding permease gives MLPPEIQENLIQSTDYFIQLAIILIPLFIIASFIVGLIREYLPPNKVENKLKKHDEGKGNIIAALFGSITPFCSCSTIPILAGLLQAGAPVGLSFAFLLSSPLVNWIAIILLFGLFGINITLLYITTTFTLAVIGSLIIGKIGLEKHLKDVKIKKTSCDTQKTNHKIKLQNALKGSLSFFQEMLPYLTIGMIIGALIHGVVPETILNMVLGDENPLAIPLAVILGAPVYISMEGMLPIAAALADSGLPIGTVLAFVIGGAGVSIPNLIMLNKLFDKTLLTIYVTTIVFVGMATGIIFNQIYF, from the coding sequence GTGCTACCCCCAGAAATACAAGAAAACCTAATCCAATCAACCGACTACTTCATACAACTAGCCATAATACTAATCCCCCTATTCATAATAGCATCATTCATAGTAGGCCTAATAAGAGAATACCTACCACCCAACAAAGTGGAAAACAAACTAAAAAAACACGACGAAGGAAAAGGAAACATAATCGCAGCACTCTTCGGATCAATAACCCCATTCTGCTCATGCTCAACAATACCAATACTCGCAGGCCTACTACAAGCCGGAGCACCAGTAGGACTATCATTCGCATTCCTACTCAGCAGCCCCCTGGTAAACTGGATAGCAATAATACTCCTATTCGGGTTGTTCGGAATAAATATAACATTACTATACATAACAACCACCTTCACACTAGCAGTAATAGGAAGCCTCATAATAGGGAAAATAGGCCTAGAAAAACACCTAAAAGACGTCAAAATCAAAAAAACCAGCTGTGACACACAAAAAACAAACCACAAAATAAAACTTCAAAACGCATTAAAAGGCTCACTATCCTTCTTCCAAGAAATGCTCCCATACCTAACAATAGGAATGATAATCGGAGCATTAATACACGGAGTCGTACCAGAAACCATACTAAACATGGTTCTCGGTGACGAAAACCCACTAGCAATCCCACTCGCCGTCATACTCGGAGCACCAGTATACATAAGCATGGAAGGAATGCTACCAATCGCAGCAGCCCTCGCCGACAGCGGACTACCAATAGGAACCGTACTAGCATTCGTAATAGGAGGAGCAGGAGTCAGCATACCAAACCTCATAATGCTAAACAAACTGTTCGACAAAACCCTACTAACCATATACGTCACCACAATAGTGTTTGTTGGAATGGCAACCGGAATAATATTCAACCAAATCTACTTCTAA
- the arsB gene encoding ACR3 family arsenite efflux transporter: protein MSKHKEHQLGFFEKYLTLWVAICIIIGLAIGQLFPEITAWFEEFEYAGVSIPIAVVLFLMIYPIMVQIDFKKILEAGKSWKPITTTLFLNWAIKPFLMFGIAWLFMMIIFQPIIGIELGEELMAGMILLGVAPCTAMVLVWTYLSRANMGHALVMTAINSLTMVVLYAPLAVFLLGLEDIIVPWEQVAFGVAIYVALPLIAGYLTRWYLLNKKGEKWFNKFTKNLHYVAMTALLLTVIVIIAPQSSLIIGSPEIILLVLIPLTIQILIMFGFGYSLSKKINLTYEDASPTAIIGASNHFEVAIAMAITLFGIDHGATLAAVTGLLIEIPIMLIIVQIALKTQDWFTTKTAA, encoded by the coding sequence ATGTCAAAACATAAAGAACACCAACTCGGTTTCTTCGAAAAATACCTAACACTATGGGTAGCAATCTGCATAATTATAGGCCTAGCTATAGGCCAACTATTCCCAGAAATAACAGCCTGGTTCGAAGAATTCGAGTACGCAGGAGTATCAATACCGATAGCAGTAGTCCTATTCCTAATGATATACCCAATAATGGTTCAAATAGACTTCAAAAAAATATTAGAAGCCGGAAAATCATGGAAACCAATAACAACAACCCTATTCCTAAACTGGGCAATAAAACCATTCCTGATGTTCGGTATAGCCTGGCTATTCATGATGATAATATTCCAACCAATTATAGGTATAGAGCTAGGCGAAGAACTAATGGCCGGAATGATACTTCTAGGCGTAGCCCCATGCACAGCAATGGTACTGGTCTGGACATACCTCTCAAGAGCAAATATGGGACACGCACTCGTAATGACAGCCATAAACTCCCTAACAATGGTAGTACTATACGCACCACTAGCAGTATTCCTACTCGGACTCGAAGACATAATAGTGCCCTGGGAACAAGTCGCCTTCGGAGTAGCCATATACGTAGCACTACCATTAATAGCAGGATACCTAACAAGATGGTACCTCCTTAACAAAAAAGGAGAAAAATGGTTCAACAAATTCACAAAAAACCTACATTACGTCGCAATGACAGCACTACTCCTAACAGTAATAGTGATAATAGCACCACAATCCAGCCTGATAATTGGAAGCCCAGAAATAATCCTACTCGTACTGATCCCACTAACAATACAGATACTAATCATGTTCGGATTCGGCTACTCACTCTCCAAAAAAATAAACCTAACATACGAAGACGCATCCCCAACAGCAATAATAGGAGCAAGCAACCACTTCGAAGTCGCAATAGCGATGGCAATAACACTATTCGGAATAGACCACGGAGCAACACTCGCAGCCGTAACAGGACTACTAATAGAGATCCCAATAATGCTAATAATAGTACAGATAGCACTCAAAACACAAGACTGGTTCACAACCAAAACCGCGGCCTAA
- a CDS encoding alpha/beta fold hydrolase has translation MTEKNNKKPAEAPSPGASRTMSTIENKYYSQQIHGPYEKHSIGNLKLKEGKTLRNTKIAYTTFGELNNKKDNAILFPHMYSGTSKDMEMYIGENQPLDPTKYFIILPNQIGNGLSTSPHNTKPPNGQADFPQINISDDVRAQHKLITEKFGIEKLELVLGWSMGAQQTYEWIVRYPEMVKKAAPIGGTAKNPVISKIFVDTLIDAIQSDPNYRHGYYKKPHAVQQGLKRHAKLFSMMGASSKLYSQKDWKKPGFTSLNDFLTNFWNEWFLPMDPNNLICMAKKWREADVSQNTNGDLKKALKRIKAKVYVMPFEEDMFFTLDQCEKEEKHIPNSELHPIPTTWGHFGMLGMDPNDKKYINNKIQKLLKTN, from the coding sequence ATGACAGAAAAAAATAACAAAAAACCAGCAGAAGCTCCATCACCAGGAGCAAGCAGAACAATGTCCACAATAGAAAACAAATACTACAGCCAACAGATACACGGACCTTACGAAAAACACTCAATAGGCAACCTCAAACTAAAAGAAGGAAAAACATTAAGAAACACCAAAATCGCATACACAACCTTTGGAGAACTCAACAACAAAAAAGACAACGCAATCCTATTCCCCCACATGTATAGTGGAACAAGCAAAGACATGGAGATGTACATAGGAGAAAACCAACCACTAGACCCAACAAAATACTTCATCATACTCCCAAACCAAATCGGAAATGGACTATCAACATCACCCCACAACACAAAACCACCAAACGGCCAAGCAGACTTCCCCCAAATAAACATCTCAGATGACGTAAGAGCCCAACACAAACTAATCACAGAAAAATTTGGAATAGAAAAACTAGAACTAGTCCTAGGATGGTCAATGGGCGCACAACAAACCTACGAATGGATAGTAAGATACCCAGAAATGGTGAAAAAAGCAGCCCCAATCGGAGGAACAGCAAAAAACCCAGTAATAAGCAAAATATTCGTCGACACACTAATCGACGCAATACAAAGCGACCCAAACTACAGACACGGATACTACAAAAAACCACACGCAGTACAACAAGGCCTCAAAAGACATGCAAAATTATTCTCAATGATGGGCGCAAGCTCAAAACTCTACAGCCAAAAGGACTGGAAAAAACCAGGATTCACATCCTTAAATGACTTCCTAACAAACTTCTGGAATGAATGGTTCCTACCAATGGATCCAAACAACCTCATATGCATGGCCAAAAAATGGAGAGAAGCAGACGTAAGCCAAAACACAAATGGAGATCTAAAAAAAGCATTAAAAAGAATCAAAGCAAAGGTATACGTAATGCCATTCGAAGAAGACATGTTTTTCACACTAGACCAATGCGAAAAAGAAGAAAAACACATCCCAAACAGCGAGCTCCACCCAATACCCACAACATGGGGTCATTTCGGAATGCTAGGAATGGACCCAAACGACAAGAAATACATAAACAACAAAATACAAAAACTACTCAAAACCAACTAA
- a CDS encoding DUF1638 domain-containing protein has translation MQAPYGVVCCELLEDELAYILNRDSEIQKTYLILDESGDSIIDKLEIDYESISFSSLPTEIKDGEVIVVMMSMALHEEPENLKKEVKNWVGRLSQFVDDVFLFYGLCGNALKKIDEIDKEVEGTLDILRDSTGIVDDCICLALGGTDKYVQYIKKDPATFFLTPMWADNWRDMFIKCKLVRDLDNIELAKKVFENAGYNKVLKIDTGIIFSDGFDEKVREFSKTFELDIEKTTTNKGQELLVENYSRFKENLD, from the coding sequence ATGCAGGCACCTTACGGCGTGGTTTGTTGTGAATTGCTTGAAGATGAACTAGCTTACATACTTAACAGAGACAGTGAAATCCAAAAAACCTACTTAATACTTGATGAATCTGGAGACAGCATTATAGATAAATTAGAGATTGACTATGAATCAATATCCTTTAGTTCACTACCAACCGAGATAAAAGATGGCGAAGTCATCGTTGTAATGATGTCTATGGCGCTCCATGAAGAACCAGAAAACCTTAAGAAAGAGGTTAAAAACTGGGTTGGTCGTTTATCTCAGTTTGTAGATGATGTGTTTCTTTTTTATGGTTTGTGTGGTAATGCACTTAAAAAGATAGATGAAATCGATAAAGAGGTTGAAGGTACTCTGGATATTTTAAGAGATTCTACTGGAATAGTTGATGACTGCATATGTCTAGCATTAGGCGGTACCGATAAGTATGTACAGTATATCAAGAAAGATCCTGCTACGTTTTTTTTAACTCCAATGTGGGCTGACAACTGGAGAGATATGTTCATTAAATGTAAGTTGGTTAGGGATTTAGACAATATAGAGCTTGCTAAAAAAGTCTTTGAGAACGCTGGATACAACAAGGTTTTAAAGATCGATACTGGAATAATTTTTTCAGATGGTTTTGATGAAAAGGTAAGGGAGTTTTCAAAAACATTTGAGTTGGATATCGAAAAAACAACTACGAATAAAGGTCAAGAACTGTTGGTAGAAAATTACTCTAGGTTTAAAGAGAATTTGGATTGA
- the ccsA gene encoding cytochrome c biogenesis protein CcsA: MIELESLLIIATFVGLLVVSSISIRNYFYPEKYVGWVWKLNVFSLTIFVISFLIFAYYCVTANPDVFYSFAYGDPEYPWYYALSTIWAGEQGSIYFWTTLIAISIVVVEIFQIKNTSKKTQDIFRATVSLITLGFILILLIESPFQPTEEMLALNNIPGEEADYIEQGFAMSPILLNPWMAIHPPIIFVGYAFFTIPIAISLSYGFTYTDKWNKISLVWSRLGWLFLTLGIAIGAYWAYLTLGWGGYWAWDPVESASLLPWLTSTALLHMLWMNKNNGRYEYLSHMFIIITFSLIMFTTFVTRGGLPIEGPHTWGAAVGPVQAILLSMITIPLVIGTYLIWKKQKKDQSG; encoded by the coding sequence TTGATTGAACTGGAGAGCTTATTGATAATTGCTACGTTTGTAGGGTTGTTAGTTGTATCCTCCATCTCTATCAGAAATTATTTTTATCCAGAAAAATATGTTGGTTGGGTTTGGAAACTAAATGTTTTTTCTCTCACGATATTTGTAATCTCTTTCTTAATTTTTGCTTATTATTGTGTAACTGCAAATCCAGATGTTTTCTACTCATTTGCGTATGGAGACCCCGAATATCCATGGTATTATGCTTTATCAACTATATGGGCTGGGGAACAAGGTTCAATCTATTTTTGGACAACATTGATAGCGATCTCTATAGTTGTCGTAGAGATATTTCAAATAAAAAATACATCTAAAAAAACCCAGGACATATTTAGAGCTACAGTAAGCCTCATAACACTCGGATTTATCCTAATATTATTAATAGAAAGTCCATTTCAGCCAACAGAGGAAATGTTAGCTTTAAACAACATTCCAGGTGAAGAAGCAGATTACATAGAGCAAGGATTTGCGATGAGTCCGATACTTCTGAATCCATGGATGGCTATACATCCACCGATAATATTCGTTGGTTATGCATTTTTCACAATACCTATAGCCATCTCATTAAGTTACGGATTCACATACACCGATAAGTGGAATAAAATTTCTTTAGTTTGGTCTCGATTAGGATGGTTGTTTTTAACTTTAGGAATCGCTATCGGTGCTTATTGGGCTTACCTAACACTTGGTTGGGGGGGATATTGGGCTTGGGATCCAGTGGAAAGCGCATCACTGCTCCCATGGTTAACATCAACAGCATTACTCCATATGTTGTGGATGAACAAAAACAACGGTAGATATGAATACCTCAGCCATATGTTCATCATAATCACATTTTCATTAATAATGTTCACAACCTTTGTAACAAGGGGAGGGCTCCCGATAGAAGGTCCACATACATGGGGTGCTGCGGTAGGGCCAGTTCAAGCAATACTCCTATCAATGATAACAATACCACTGGTTATCGGAACATATCTTATATGGAAGAAACAAAAAAAGGACCAATCGGGCTAA
- the prf1 gene encoding peptide chain release factor aRF-1 translates to MDDKRYELKRKLDEIQDIQGNHTELITLYVPPDKNIKDAYDQLKDEYRQANNIKTKNTRKNVQSALDVLMGKLKHFKKPPENGMIMMAGEVPTRGDKTDMMSLIIEPPEKINSYRYHCDSNFLVEPLRELVEKNKKIGLLVLDRREATVGLLIGNNIEALRHHTSGVPGKTKAGGQSQARFERLRDIAASEFYKRVGESANEIFENEEDLVGVLVGGPSPTKEEFLKKDLLHHEIDVLGKYDVSYTDEYGLRELVDVASETLEKIETMEERRAAKEFLKKLVEDENMVTYGENQVRKAIRMGAVEKLVISEDLRKYRVNINCSECGYSKDVTLKGEGPKEIKSRYENCPECNGQLDIEVEDVVTELAEMTDNMGGEVVFVSTDFEEGQQLYNAFGGAAAILRFSPS, encoded by the coding sequence CTGGACGATAAAAGATATGAGCTTAAAAGAAAGTTGGATGAGATTCAAGACATCCAAGGCAACCATACCGAGTTAATAACTCTGTATGTACCACCGGATAAAAACATAAAAGATGCCTACGACCAACTGAAAGATGAGTATAGGCAAGCTAACAACATCAAAACTAAGAATACAAGGAAAAACGTCCAATCCGCTTTAGACGTACTTATGGGTAAACTAAAACATTTTAAAAAACCACCTGAAAACGGTATGATAATGATGGCTGGGGAGGTACCAACAAGAGGCGATAAGACCGATATGATGAGCCTTATAATAGAGCCTCCAGAAAAAATCAATTCATATCGATACCACTGCGACTCCAACTTCCTTGTAGAACCATTGAGAGAGCTTGTAGAAAAAAATAAAAAAATAGGTCTATTAGTTCTTGATAGGCGTGAGGCAACTGTAGGCCTATTGATCGGTAACAACATAGAGGCGTTACGTCACCATACCTCCGGTGTCCCTGGAAAAACAAAAGCCGGTGGACAGTCACAAGCACGTTTCGAAAGACTTCGAGACATAGCTGCAAGCGAGTTCTACAAACGGGTAGGCGAATCTGCAAACGAGATTTTTGAAAACGAAGAAGACCTGGTTGGTGTTTTAGTTGGAGGGCCTTCCCCCACAAAAGAAGAGTTCTTGAAAAAAGATCTGTTACACCACGAAATCGATGTGCTCGGTAAATACGACGTTTCATACACCGATGAATATGGATTAAGAGAGCTTGTCGACGTCGCAAGTGAAACACTGGAGAAAATTGAAACAATGGAGGAGCGGCGGGCAGCAAAAGAATTCCTCAAAAAATTAGTTGAAGATGAAAACATGGTTACATACGGTGAAAACCAGGTTCGTAAAGCAATACGAATGGGAGCCGTAGAAAAACTTGTAATCTCTGAAGACCTCCGTAAATACCGGGTAAACATCAACTGCAGTGAATGTGGATACAGTAAAGATGTGACATTGAAAGGTGAAGGGCCTAAAGAAATCAAATCAAGATACGAAAACTGTCCAGAATGCAATGGACAACTAGATATAGAGGTCGAAGACGTCGTCACCGAGTTAGCAGAGATGACGGACAACATGGGTGGCGAAGTAGTTTTTGTAAGCACAGATTTCGAAGAAGGACAACAACTATACAACGCCTTCGGAGGCGCAGCCGCTATACTAAGATTCAGCCCATCCTAA
- the argS gene encoding arginine--tRNA ligase: MFREFKREVETSLKNSLNKTGIQQELNEKGVKEPIDLMIEEPREIADLASTLPFSLASKLNKNPIELGGKITKNIDTEKHRHIKRVEFSKPGYINYYIDRSQLKHLLKNILIEKENYGSLTEKKQKIVLEHTSANPTGPLHIGHLRNAVLGDTLTRILKAAGHTVETHYYVNDIGRQMAILLHGVRKYGLDENNKPDIAVGKTYTKTNKNMDDRDEQEIEKLMNRFEQNDQDTYTELTETVEHCLNGMKETLQNIGVNHDLYIRESKFVRNGSVEKITKKLREHAVKDGALKIEFNDMDKELILLREDGTSVYALRDIAYHEWKSNRGHIINVLGADHKLYINQLSRALELIDIDKPESIVFEFVSLPKGKMSTRKGEYISIDQLREKLIEKAMKEVSDRRPEKPEKWRKKIAREVAKAAIRFEFIQVAPEKPITFNIDQAVSFNERGAPFIQYAHARATSILNRSENINFENIEIPEKILNENKETQKLLKTISKYSYEVEKAAEERKIHRFAEYTLNIASDFNQFYRDVPVLNTGHKEQTRLAVVKATQITLKNAINLLGFKAPKEM; encoded by the coding sequence ATGTTCAGAGAATTTAAAAGAGAAGTAGAAACATCGTTAAAAAACAGTTTAAATAAAACAGGAATCCAACAAGAACTAAACGAAAAAGGAGTGAAAGAACCGATAGACCTAATGATAGAAGAGCCCAGAGAGATAGCCGACCTCGCATCAACACTACCTTTCTCACTAGCCTCCAAACTAAACAAAAACCCAATAGAACTTGGGGGAAAAATAACAAAAAACATCGATACCGAAAAACACAGACATATCAAACGAGTTGAGTTCTCAAAACCAGGATACATAAACTACTACATAGATAGATCCCAACTAAAACACCTACTTAAAAACATATTAATCGAGAAAGAAAACTACGGATCACTCACCGAAAAAAAACAAAAAATCGTCCTCGAACACACAAGCGCCAACCCAACAGGACCACTACATATAGGCCACCTAAGAAACGCAGTACTAGGAGATACATTAACAAGAATCTTAAAAGCAGCCGGCCATACAGTGGAAACACATTACTACGTAAACGATATAGGTCGGCAGATGGCGATACTTCTACATGGAGTTAGAAAATACGGATTAGATGAAAACAACAAACCGGATATCGCGGTAGGTAAAACCTACACAAAAACAAATAAAAACATGGACGACAGAGACGAACAAGAAATCGAAAAATTAATGAACCGTTTCGAACAAAACGACCAAGACACATATACAGAACTAACAGAAACTGTTGAACACTGTCTAAATGGAATGAAAGAAACACTACAAAACATCGGTGTAAACCACGACCTATATATAAGAGAATCTAAGTTTGTACGAAACGGTTCGGTAGAAAAAATAACAAAAAAACTAAGAGAACACGCTGTAAAGGATGGAGCACTTAAAATAGAATTCAATGACATGGATAAAGAACTCATACTGTTAAGAGAAGACGGCACCTCCGTATATGCATTAAGAGACATCGCTTACCACGAATGGAAATCGAATAGAGGCCATATAATCAATGTACTTGGAGCAGATCACAAACTCTACATAAACCAACTTTCTCGAGCACTTGAATTAATAGATATAGATAAACCTGAATCAATCGTATTCGAATTCGTATCACTACCAAAAGGAAAGATGTCTACAAGAAAAGGCGAATACATCTCCATAGACCAACTACGAGAAAAACTAATAGAAAAGGCAATGAAGGAAGTTAGCGATAGAAGGCCAGAAAAACCAGAGAAATGGCGTAAAAAGATAGCTAGAGAAGTTGCTAAAGCCGCAATCAGATTCGAATTCATCCAGGTCGCACCTGAAAAACCAATAACCTTCAATATAGACCAAGCAGTAAGCTTCAATGAAAGAGGGGCACCATTCATACAATACGCACATGCAAGAGCTACAAGCATACTCAACAGATCAGAAAACATCAACTTTGAAAACATCGAGATACCGGAAAAAATACTCAATGAAAACAAAGAAACACAGAAACTGCTTAAAACAATATCAAAATACTCCTACGAAGTTGAAAAAGCAGCTGAAGAAAGAAAAATACATAGATTCGCTGAATACACACTAAACATAGCATCAGACTTCAATCAGTTCTATAGAGACGTCCCAGTACTGAACACTGGACATAAAGAACAAACAAGACTCGCAGTAGTTAAAGCAACCCAAATAACACTAAAAAACGCAATAAACCTACTTGGATTCAAAGCACCAAAAGAGATGTAA
- a CDS encoding 4Fe-4S dicluster domain-containing protein: protein MSKIMRKISKQVFKKHKTNLFPARYAPNSIIQVLQLVEKGEIELNPPIPIPPDFRGKLKYDEETCVNCYQCLNVCPTEAMKVHEENDEEKITFYTSRCTFCQQCADICPVDAIEMTDEFITLAAFDKYDQNLIVNGDKTPGQLKKIDK from the coding sequence ATGAGCAAAATAATGAGAAAAATAAGCAAACAAGTATTCAAAAAACACAAAACAAACCTATTCCCAGCAAGATACGCACCAAATTCAATAATACAGGTACTTCAGCTCGTAGAGAAAGGAGAAATAGAACTAAACCCACCCATACCGATACCACCAGACTTCCGAGGAAAACTCAAATACGACGAAGAAACATGCGTAAACTGCTACCAATGCCTCAACGTATGTCCAACAGAAGCAATGAAGGTCCACGAAGAAAACGATGAAGAAAAAATAACATTCTACACAAGCAGATGCACATTCTGCCAACAATGCGCAGACATCTGCCCCGTAGACGCAATCGAAATGACAGATGAATTCATCACACTAGCGGCATTCGATAAATACGACCAAAACCTGATAGTAAACGGAGACAAAACACCAGGCCAACTCAAAAAAATAGACAAATAA